In Shouchella patagoniensis, the following are encoded in one genomic region:
- a CDS encoding site-specific integrase, giving the protein MGHDTRSLWVLTCSIIPHKNVVQFSVADSVSEVSALTWDCVDLDKGLIIVDKILINKNQEWVLGTPKTSASYREIKIGSTLINILKNQKSRQRLNKLAYGEFYTRSNIVCTKENRVCVTPSSCKYSGSKLREVLKIDFNFHSLRHTHATLLLESGAKPKDIQARLGHSRISITLDTYSHLTEKMQNETVDIFERAMYE; this is encoded by the coding sequence TTGGGTCATGACACTCGCTCCTTATGGGTTCTTACCTGCAGTATAATCCCCCACAAAAACGTTGTCCAATTTAGTGTAGCCGATTCAGTAAGTGAAGTAAGTGCTCTTACGTGGGATTGTGTTGATTTAGATAAAGGATTAATTATAGTAGATAAGATTCTTATTAATAAAAATCAAGAATGGGTTTTGGGAACCCCAAAAACATCAGCCTCATACAGAGAAATAAAAATTGGTTCAACCTTAATTAATATACTCAAAAATCAAAAGTCGCGTCAGAGGCTAAATAAGCTCGCTTACGGAGAGTTTTATACAAGGAGTAACATTGTATGCACAAAAGAAAATAGAGTGTGTGTGACCCCTTCTAGTTGCAAATATAGCGGTAGTAAATTACGAGAGGTCCTTAAAATTGATTTCAACTTTCATTCACTAAGACATACTCATGCAACGCTACTTTTAGAAAGCGGAGCAAAACCAAAAGATATACAAGCTCGATTAGGTCATTCAAGAATAAGTATTACTCTAGATACTTACTCTCATCTAACAGAGAAAATGCAAAATGAGACAGTCGATATTTTTGAGAGAGCTATGTATGAATAA
- a CDS encoding IS3 family transposase produces the protein DESLQVFGIERSLSLKGCPYDNAVAESMFHIVKVEFLKRYTFDTTTDLERELADYLHWYNHFRLHGTLQYQSPIEFKQTAHKKSV, from the coding sequence AGACGAATCGCTTCAGGTGTTTGGGATTGAACGTTCGTTAAGTTTAAAAGGATGTCCCTACGACAATGCGGTAGCTGAATCCATGTTTCATATCGTGAAAGTCGAGTTCCTAAAGCGCTATACGTTCGACACAACCACGGACTTAGAACGTGAACTAGCTGACTATCTTCATTGGTATAACCATTTTCGTCTGCATGGAACCTTACAGTATCAAAGCCCAATTGAATTCAAACAAACTGCCCACAAAAAAAGTGTCTAA